The Nicotiana tabacum cultivar K326 chromosome 14, ASM71507v2, whole genome shotgun sequence genome contains a region encoding:
- the LOC107825908 gene encoding uncharacterized protein LOC107825908: MSSSELNFPASQNPSSKWRFTWEAQSHVSTLRLILFNTKFKPSSQCNNISINLYVEQSLLTISFFEPEQKPATLIRVPLPRVLIDPESPVHSRAFDDHIEVKLSLLIPVDHPLMSGLDLSEPEGKPASDTLFPFSVNYEMKELSAMEEVHFYCRSCSTKLTRAIRLFNEMPSVDWQDVADNWFGTCCCSFGGISEKLVKEFAKSYSCTTGVCLITGASVIICKEDIVGCEFPEPNRDQTYDSQVNSAETTCLTRDVPCKSEQSRKVCFNYPGAGEVVDEISSGRPIEENIGVKQNNEVAEMVLNGDSSTCMPLKLKDEDNMKSLAGISSEANCHTRNQNDGCCTSNMCEMEKEYELNIELLDKQKIFLKGCLGDAFMLRPSNLSNDVNWIEFLCPKCSSIIGSYPFSSDIAPLDDGIRLYKYNISTCLPICGVNDLFRNYTLERMFTRQLLEAAQDELSFRTVVRDMHTKSPLSQIVLLNPNAWCYSGCCMHDMEPAAKINMYPIVKLLFSANIKGMELEPRKVEEWVTKNQTDEVYMLPSQVTELITNLEMANKMWPPSHMLLQGFYMSSLKR, translated from the exons ATGTCTTCATCTGAACTCAACTTTCCCGCCTCTCAAAACCCTAGCAGCAAATGGCGATTCACATGGGAAGCTCAATCACACGTTTCAACTCTTCGATTAATCCTTTTCAATACCAAATTCAAGCCCTCTTCTCAATGCAACAATATCAGTATCAACTTATATGTGGAGCAATCTCTGCTCACTATCAGCTTTTTCGAACCGGAACAAAAACCCGCGACTTTAATTAGGGTTCCGCTTCCTCGGGTCTTAATTGACCCGGAATCTCCGGTTCATTCTAGAGCGTTTGATGATCATATTGAAGTTAAACTTTCTCTTCTTATTCCTGTTGATCATCCGCTCATGTCGGGCTTGGATTTATCTGAACCAGAAGGAAAACCGGCCTCAGATACGTTGTTTCCGTTCTCCGTGAATTATG AAATGAAGGAGTTATCTGCGATGGAGGAAGTCCACTTTTACTGCAGAAGTTGCTCGACTAAGTTAACCAGGGCTATCAG ATTATTTAATGAGATGCCATCAGTCGACTGGCAAGATGTTGCAGACAATTGGTTTGGGACATGTTGTTGCTCGTTTGGTGGTATAAGTGAAAAGCTGGTCAAGGAATTTGCAAAGTCATATTCTTGTACAACAGGTGTTTGCCTTATAACTGGCGCatctgttattatatgcaaagaGGACATTGTTGGATGTGAATTTCCTGAGCCGAATAGGGACCAAACTTATGATTCTCAGGTCAATTCAGCCGAGACGACTTGTTTAACCAGAGATGTACCCTGCAAAAGTGAACAATCAAGAAAGGTCTGCTTCAACTATCCAGGCGCAGGAGAGGTAGTTGATGAGATTAGCAGCGGTCGCCCTATAGAAGAAAATATTGGGGTGAAACAAAACAATGAAGTTGCTGAAATGGTGTTAAATGGTGATAGTTCAACATGCATGCCTTTAAAGTTGAAGGACGAAGACAATATGAAGTCATTGGCTGGAATTTCTTCAGAAGCAAACTGCCACACTAGAAACCAGAACGATGGCTGTTGTACAAGCAATATGTGTGAAATGGAGAAAGAATATGAATTGAATATTGAACTCCTAGATAAGCAGAAGATATTTCTTAAAGGCTGCCTTGGGGATGCTTTTATGTTGAGACCTTCCAATCTTTCCAATGATGTCAATTGGATTGAATTTCTCTGTCCTAAATGTTCATCTATTATAGGATCATATCCTTTCTCCAGTGATATTGCACCATTGGATGATGGAATTCGGCTATACAAATATAACATATctacttgtttgcctatttgtgGGGTGAATGATCTGTTTAG GAACTATACGTTGGAAAGGATGTTTACACGTCAACTGCTTGAAGCTGCACAAGATGAACTATCATTTCGGACTGTTGTCAGAGATATGCACACCAAAAGTCCACTTTCACAAATTGTTCTCCTAAACCCAAATGCATGGTGCTATAGTGGATGTTGCATGCATGACATGGAACCAGCTGCTAAGATCAATATGTACCCGATTGTCAAGCTATTATTCTCTGCGAACATTAAGGGCATGGAACTTGAACCCAG GAAAGTAGAAGAATGGGTGACCAAGAATCAAACAGATGAAGTTTATATGTTGCCATCTCAAGTGACAGAACTAATTACAAACTTGGAGATGGCAAATAAAATGTGGCCACCGTCACATATGCTGTTGCAGGGTTTCTATATGTCATCCTTGAAGAGATAA